A single window of Camelus dromedarius isolate mCamDro1 chromosome 20, mCamDro1.pat, whole genome shotgun sequence DNA harbors:
- the LOC105103246 gene encoding transport and Golgi organization protein 1 homolog isoform X2, whose protein sequence is MAGCDGDLDCVAARLAHVLQILHTLILLFHPGSDVYELLWKLILIAASWEVSSFLLFVWNTVFAVKPPVSRVTLKQVTEQIKNLENKNRELAENISAWVQKTNNAKKCLEETIRQKKMRSEKALKFKNLKTIERASEYLNDVIQIAQAKLQAVRDQNAKSPHLPGVSKTRSEGSMQRAVTTGDCSLEEVKKKMQDHHAASGSLKEGEEDNFQRQVKKVHVCDEIGGQRTMDTEGKVNMNGCELVGKQQLLVAEEEAKLAEEKTQQYKIRLEECHGQMREAEIIWRHQVALAEKAQDSSLRAQ, encoded by the exons ATGGCAGGCTGTGACGGTGATCTGGATTGTGTTGCAGCCCGGCTGGCACACGTGCTTCAG atcctccacactctgattctccttttccatcctgGGTCTGATGTTTATGAACTTCTGTGGAAGCTTATTCTTATTGCTGCCTCCTGGGAAGTTTCTAGTTTTCTCTTGTTCGTCTGGAACACCGTCTTTGCT gtaAAGCCTCCAGTGTCTCGAG ttactttaaagcAGGTGACTGAGCAGATCAAGAATTTGGAGAACAAAAACAGAGAACTTGCAGAAAATATATCTGCTTGGGTGCAGAAG ACCAACAACGcaaagaaatgcttagaggagACCATCAGGCAAAAGAAGATGCGCTCTGAGAAAGCACTGAAGTTTAAG AACTTGAAAACCATTGAGAGGGCGAGTGAATATTTGAATGACGTCATTCAGATTGCTCAAGCTaagctgcaggcagtgagggacCAGAACGCCAAGAGTCCACACTTG CCAGGTGTTTCGAAGACCAGATCTGAGGGTTCGATGCAGAGAGCTGTGACaactggggactgcagcctggaag aagttaaaaagaaaatgcaagaccaCCATGCTGCATCGGGATCTCTGAAAGAAGGTGAGGAAGACAATTTccaaaggcaggtgaagaaagtACACGTCTGTGATGAAATCGGTGGACAGAGAACTATGGACACTGAAGG gaaAGTGAACATGAACGGATgtgagctggtgggaaagcagcagctgttgGTAGCAGAGGAGGAGGCAAAGTTGGCTGAAGAGAAGACACAACAGTACAA GATAAGACTTGAAGAATGTCACGGGCAAATGCGGGAAGCAGAGATCATTTGGAGACACCAG GTCGCTCTTGCCGAGAAGGCCCAAGACAGCTCg CTCAGGGCTCAGTAG
- the LOC105103246 gene encoding transport and Golgi organization protein 1 homolog isoform X3, whose translation MAGCDGDLDCVAARLAHVLQVKPPVSRVTLKQVTEQIKNLENKNRELAENISAWVQKTNNAKKCLEETIRQKKMRSEKALKFKENLKTIERASEYLNDVIQIAQAKLQAVRDQNAKSPHLPGVSKTRSEGSMQRAVTTGDCSLEEVKKKMQDHHAASGSLKEGEEDNFQRQVKKVHVCDEIGGQRTMDTEGKVNMNGCELVGKQQLLVAEEEAKLAEEKTQQYKIRLEECHGQMREAEIIWRHQVALAEKAQDSSLRAQ comes from the exons ATGGCAGGCTGTGACGGTGATCTGGATTGTGTTGCAGCCCGGCTGGCACACGTGCTTCAG gtaAAGCCTCCAGTGTCTCGAG ttactttaaagcAGGTGACTGAGCAGATCAAGAATTTGGAGAACAAAAACAGAGAACTTGCAGAAAATATATCTGCTTGGGTGCAGAAG ACCAACAACGcaaagaaatgcttagaggagACCATCAGGCAAAAGAAGATGCGCTCTGAGAAAGCACTGAAGTTTAAG GAGAACTTGAAAACCATTGAGAGGGCGAGTGAATATTTGAATGACGTCATTCAGATTGCTCAAGCTaagctgcaggcagtgagggacCAGAACGCCAAGAGTCCACACTTG CCAGGTGTTTCGAAGACCAGATCTGAGGGTTCGATGCAGAGAGCTGTGACaactggggactgcagcctggaag aagttaaaaagaaaatgcaagaccaCCATGCTGCATCGGGATCTCTGAAAGAAGGTGAGGAAGACAATTTccaaaggcaggtgaagaaagtACACGTCTGTGATGAAATCGGTGGACAGAGAACTATGGACACTGAAGG gaaAGTGAACATGAACGGATgtgagctggtgggaaagcagcagctgttgGTAGCAGAGGAGGAGGCAAAGTTGGCTGAAGAGAAGACACAACAGTACAA GATAAGACTTGAAGAATGTCACGGGCAAATGCGGGAAGCAGAGATCATTTGGAGACACCAG GTCGCTCTTGCCGAGAAGGCCCAAGACAGCTCg CTCAGGGCTCAGTAG
- the LOC105103246 gene encoding transport and Golgi organization protein 1 homolog isoform X1, with translation MAGCDGDLDCVAARLAHVLQILHTLILLFHPGSDVYELLWKLILIAASWEVSSFLLFVWNTVFAVKPPVSRVTLKQVTEQIKNLENKNRELAENISAWVQKTNNAKKCLEETIRQKKMRSEKALKFKENLKTIERASEYLNDVIQIAQAKLQAVRDQNAKSPHLPGVSKTRSEGSMQRAVTTGDCSLEEVKKKMQDHHAASGSLKEGEEDNFQRQVKKVHVCDEIGGQRTMDTEGKVNMNGCELVGKQQLLVAEEEAKLAEEKTQQYKIRLEECHGQMREAEIIWRHQVALAEKAQDSSLRAQ, from the exons ATGGCAGGCTGTGACGGTGATCTGGATTGTGTTGCAGCCCGGCTGGCACACGTGCTTCAG atcctccacactctgattctccttttccatcctgGGTCTGATGTTTATGAACTTCTGTGGAAGCTTATTCTTATTGCTGCCTCCTGGGAAGTTTCTAGTTTTCTCTTGTTCGTCTGGAACACCGTCTTTGCT gtaAAGCCTCCAGTGTCTCGAG ttactttaaagcAGGTGACTGAGCAGATCAAGAATTTGGAGAACAAAAACAGAGAACTTGCAGAAAATATATCTGCTTGGGTGCAGAAG ACCAACAACGcaaagaaatgcttagaggagACCATCAGGCAAAAGAAGATGCGCTCTGAGAAAGCACTGAAGTTTAAG GAGAACTTGAAAACCATTGAGAGGGCGAGTGAATATTTGAATGACGTCATTCAGATTGCTCAAGCTaagctgcaggcagtgagggacCAGAACGCCAAGAGTCCACACTTG CCAGGTGTTTCGAAGACCAGATCTGAGGGTTCGATGCAGAGAGCTGTGACaactggggactgcagcctggaag aagttaaaaagaaaatgcaagaccaCCATGCTGCATCGGGATCTCTGAAAGAAGGTGAGGAAGACAATTTccaaaggcaggtgaagaaagtACACGTCTGTGATGAAATCGGTGGACAGAGAACTATGGACACTGAAGG gaaAGTGAACATGAACGGATgtgagctggtgggaaagcagcagctgttgGTAGCAGAGGAGGAGGCAAAGTTGGCTGAAGAGAAGACACAACAGTACAA GATAAGACTTGAAGAATGTCACGGGCAAATGCGGGAAGCAGAGATCATTTGGAGACACCAG GTCGCTCTTGCCGAGAAGGCCCAAGACAGCTCg CTCAGGGCTCAGTAG